The Colias croceus chromosome 11, ilColCroc2.1 genome has a segment encoding these proteins:
- the LOC123695396 gene encoding uncharacterized protein LOC123695396 codes for MEQTSTSLEDLEELAQCSCCKRVFDETDRPPKILSCKHYFCLPCTRSVLEAGADVRCVHCWKRTELPAGRADALPTHGAVLALARRLAPDPPCAAHALPALWCGVCGARACRACPHAHPAHALRPAREARRLLQREARLLTEDLQRLAGRQRDFLLRALDAATALKVRLETELALPALAAPFERSADAENCSLAVATAEREQLRARHADALLQCRLDDLIRNANVPLDFELLRRALSGASSSEMSSPLSDERRDPVLFLANYCMAQLYTRHCLVRSVHPLDVIDCVSALEADAASEAASPAPPTAALGSPALRNPSTYPLFYFNLEVNGAPFGRVLVEVRDDVAPRMARNFAVLTMGDLGIGYRGCSVFQCWENESVITGDFELNSGRGGRSVFEENFFMPDDTKMIAVRGSVGMRRSQKRHDNLGLVGSQFRIILREMRGFTAIFAYVVEGLDLVDRLSQMGDSAGKPHSSIIIASCGKIN; via the coding sequence ATGGAGCAGACGTCCACCTCGCTGGAGGACCTCGAGGAGCTCGCGCAGTGCTCGTGCTGCAAGCGCGTGTTCGACGAGACCGACAGGCCGCCCAAGATCCTGTCGTGCAAGCACTACTTCTGCCTGCCGTGCACCCGCAGCGTGCTGGAGGCGGGCGCCGACGTGCGCTGCGTGCACTGCTGGAAGCGCACCGAGCTGCCCGCGGGCCGCGCCGACGCGCTGCCCACGCACGGCGCCGTGCTGGCCCTCGCGCGGCGCCTGGCGCCCGACCCGCCGTGCGCCGCGCACGCGCTGCCCGCGCTGTGGTGCGGCGTGTGCGGCGCGCGCGCCTGCCGCGCCTGCCCGCACGCGCACCCCGCGCACGCGCTGCGCCCCGCGCGCGAGGCGCGCCGCCTGCTGCAGCGCGAGGCGCGCCTGCTCACCGAGGACTTGCAGCGGCTCGCCGGGCGCCAGCGCGACTTCCTGCTGCGCGCGCTCGACGCCGCGACGGCGCTCAAGGTGCGCCTCGAGACCGAGCTCGCTCTGCCGGCGCTCGCGGCCCCGTTCGAGCGATCCGCCGACGCCGAGAACTGTTCCCTGGCGGTCGCGACGGCCGAGCGGGAGCAGCTGCGGGCGCGCCACGCCGACGCTCTGTTGCAGTGCCGCTTGGACGATTTGATCCGCAACGCGAACGTTCCGCTCGATTTCGAACTGCTGCGTCGCGCGCTCTCCGGCGCGAGCTCGAGCGAGATGTCTTCGCCGCTGTCCGACGAGCGCCGCGATCCGGTGCTGTTCCTGGCTAATTATTGCATGGCGCAACTGTACACCCGGCACTGCCTCGTGCGGTCCGTTCACCCGCTCGACGTCATCGACTGCGTGAGCGCACTAGAAGCGGACGCGGCCTCGGAGGCGGCATCCCCTGCGCCTCCGACGGCCGCACTAGGCTCGCCCGCGCTACGCAACCCGTCCACGTACCCTTTGTTTTACTTTAACCTGGAGGTGAACGGCGCCCCGTTCGGCCGCGTGCTGGTGGAGGTTCGCGACGACGTGGCGCCTCGCATGGCGCGCAACTTTGCCGTGCTGACGATGGGCGACCTCGGTATAGGGTATCGCGGCTGCTCAGTGTTTCAGTGCTGGGAGAACGAGAGCGTGATAACGGGCGATTTCGAATTGAACAGTGGCCGCGGCGGGCGCTCTGTTTTCGAAGAAAACTTTTTCATGCCGGATGACACTAAGATGATAGCCGTCCGCGGCTCGGTAGGCATGCGCCGCTCTCAGAAACGTCACGACAATTTAGGTTTAGTCGGTTCGCAATTTCGAATTATATTACGTGAGATGCGTGGATTTACGGCCATTTTTGCGTATGTCGTGGAAGGACTCGATTTGGTCGACCGGCTGAGCCAAATGGGCGACAGCGCCGGCAAGCCTCACAGCTCCATAATCATAGCCAGTTGCGGTAAAATCAACTGA